TAATATAACTTCTACCTTTGGATTTCTTTTATCTATTACAGCTATTACTTCTTCTACTGTAAATAATCCATAATATAAAGCTATATTAACTTCATCCATAACAACTAAATCATAATCTCCAGAAGTTAATATTTCTTCTATTTTTTTTAGTCCTTCTTTTGCTAATTTTATATCTTCTTCTTCTGGGTTTCCAAATATGAATTTATCTCGTCCAAACTGCTCCATAGTGAAATTAGGTAATATAGTTGGCGCTTTTAATTCACTATATTTCATTCCTTTTGTAAATTGTCCAAAGAAAACTTTTTTTCCTGAACAAACTGCTCTTAAAGAAATTCCTAAAGCTGCTGTAGTTTTTCCTTTACCGTTTCCTGTGTAAACTTGTATGTATCCTTTTTCTTCTTTCATAATTTATCTTTAGTGAGAAAATATATTATAAATTATCAATATTTTATTTTTAGATTGTTGATAATTTTATATTTACACATAATTTCTCACCAAATTCTCCCTCCTTTTTGTTAATATTTATATTTCAGCCTGTAATAATATTATTTATAAATAAGGATATCTTTTAATATAGTAAATATGAATAATATATGTAATAAACATGTGAATGAGCTTTAATAGTTCTTAATTTGACGGAATTAAAAAATTTTGTAATTCCTCAAAAGACGTGAGGAGCCAGTAGCGAAGCCAAGGAAGGTGCCTCTACTGGGTAAAAAATTTTTAATGGAGCCAAATTTAAAACTGCTTAGCAAAATGATTTGCTTTATGAATGTATTATTTATATTTGCAGTTTTAAAATTAAAACTGTTTCACATATCTTAAACATTTAAAATTGTTTCTAAAGTATACTTTTTTAGATTTCCTATATCTATAATATTTTTTTCTGCCTTTAATAAATCCTCTTTATTATCATACACAATACCTAAAGCGTCACCACTATGACAACCTATTATACCTAGTCCTGCAGTTGTGTTTTTATATTTATCTACCATATTAAAATAATCATAAGGTAATCTATTAAAATTTCTTTTTATACTTTCCTCTGATATTTCTGATATATTTTTAATATTTCTTTTTTCTATACTTTCTTTTAAATCTGGTATTAAATCCTCAATTGAAGTCATCTTTTCCAAATTTTTATTATTAAAGTCTATGGTATTTATAATCCTATTTCCTTCTAAAACCAATATATAAAATTTTATATAAGGACCTAATCTTTCCTTAAAGCTTCCTTTTTTATAATCAAATAATGTAAATTCATTAAATATTATAGCATCTGTAGGTTCTATGATTAAACAATGCTTTTGTAATTCTTCTATAGAATAATCTTTTTTAAATAGTTTAGTTAAACATTTATAAGTAGCACATAAATCTGCAGTACTACTAGCTAACCCTTTTCCTCTTGGAATTCTGCTATTTATTTCTACATGAATAGTATTTATGTAATCTTCGTATTTCCAATCTGTAAGTATATTTTTTATAAATTTATTTGCTTTAATATTTCTATAAAACTTTTTTTTATTTTTACCTTCAAACAATCTAACACATGTGTATAAATTTATAGGGGAAGAAACCAATACAGGCTTTTCCCCTAAATTTCCTTGAAGTATTTCTCCAAAACTCCCTGGATATTTGGCTCTGACTTCCATGAAATATTCTCCTCAATAATATCTTTAATGCATTTTTTATCTCTATTAACACAATAACATTTATACTAATAAAATTCTACTTATTATAAAACAACCTTATATTATAATAATATTTCTATTGACCGATTTCTTCTTTTATATGATCTCTATATATTTTTTGAAATTCTTTATTAGCTCCTAATCCTTTTAGATATAAATCTACTTTAAATCCTTCTTTTTCTAAAATACTTTTCCATGAATCTTCATCCTCACCTGCCATATCATTGTTAGCATGATCTCCAGCTACTAGCATAAAAGGCATTAATAAAACTTTTTTTACTGCTGATTTATTTAATTTTGGTATTACAGATTCTATTGATGGATCACTTTCTACACTACAAAGATACATATTAGGGTTTATATGTTCTCTTAAATAATAATCAAATTGAAAATAAGCAGCATTTGCTGGATGTTCAGTTCCATGTCCCATAAGTATTATAGCCTCTTCTTTGTCTAATTTAGGTAATTGAGTTTTTAAAGCTTTCGTAGCTATTTTATAATCCTCATTTTTAAACAATAAAGGCTTTCCTAATTTTAGTACCTTGAACTCGCTTTTAAATTTTGAAACAGCCTTTTCTATTTTTTCATACTCTTCTCCAAACATTATATGTAAAGCTTGAACTATAACTTCTTCATATCCTTCATTTCTAAGCTCTTCCAATGCTTCCATAGGTTTATTTGTTTTTATGTTATCTCTTTTTAAAATTTTATTTATTATCATATAAGAAGTAAAAGCTCTTTTTATATCATAATCTTTAAAACTTTCTTTTATAAAATTTTCTGTACTTTCTATGCAATCCTTTAATGCATTTTCATAACTAGTACCAAAGCTCACCACTAATATAGCTTTTTTATTTCTATCCATATTTTCCTCCTGATTCCATCCAATAATATTATTATACTAACTTATATCTCAAAAATTCTATTTAATATATTGATTAATTTGAATTAATAAAATTTTTTTATTATATATCTTACAAGATTATATTTTATCTTTAATATACAATTTATACATTTTACTATATTAAAACTTTTATACAGCATACTCCCCCAAATATTTAATTTATATTTGTAAATTCTTTATTAATTGATCATTGATTTTATATAATCAACCAGCTCTTCTATATCATGAAATTCTCTTTCGTAATTTATCTTTTTCCTTGTTATTACTAAAGAATATATATCACACTCTAAACAAGCTAATATTTTCTCTCTTGTACCACCTTGTGGACCACTATCTTTTAATATTAATGCTTTAGCATCATAATCCTTTATAAATGCTTTATTTAATTCTTTACTTATAGGTCCTTTTATAGCCATAATATCTTCTACTTTTACTCCTAAATTGAAACATTCTTCTAAAACTTTTACAGATGGGAGCACTCTATGTATTATTCTATTTTCTAATTCCAAATCTAAAATTTTACCCATATTTCTACTACCGGAAGTATTTAATACATTTCCTTTTATATTTTTTAAGGCATCTTTTAAATCTCTATAATTCTCTAAAAATACCACTTTTTCATTTCCTTTAAACTCCGCTGCTGAAGATGGTCTTTCATATCTTATATATTTTATGCCCAAATCTTTTGATACTTCTCTAGCATTTTTAGTTACTTCTAAAGCATAAGGATGTGAAGCATCAATTAATATATTTACTTTATCTTCTTTTAACATATTATGAAAATCATCTTTATTTAGAGGTTTAGTATTTAATTTTTTATATTTGTAATCCTTTAAAATTTCTCCACCATAAGTCGTAGCTGTAGATATTAAAATGTCATCTGTAAACTTATTTAATAGGGAAAGTATTTCTCTTCCCTCTGAGGTTCCCAATATTAAAGCTATCATTTAATCTCTCCTACATATCATATATTGTTAATCTTTATTAACTTTATATCCTCTTCTTGTTATAAACTTTCCTTCTTTAACAAAACTACTGCTGTTACCTATTATTACTGTAGATAACATGTCCGCAAAATCATCTGTGAAATTTTCTAAAGTATACAGACGTACTTCTTCACAATCTCTTAATGCATTTTTAACCACTGCAATAGGAGTATCTTTACTTCTATATTCTTTTATTATCTCCATACATTCCTTTAAATAATGTGGTCTTCCTTTACTTTTAGGATTGTATAAGGATATAACAAAATCTCCTTCTGATGCTAACTTAACCCTCTTTTTTATAAGTTCATAAGGTGTCATCAAATCGCTTAAACTTATATTACAATTATCATGCATAAGTGGTGCTCCTATTATTGATGCTGATGCAGTAGATGCTGTTACCCCTGGAATTATTTCGATTTCCAAGTTCTTATCCTTGTTCATTTCTAATATAAGTCCTGCCATACCATATATTCCTGCATCACCTGTACTTATTACCGAAACAACCTTATCTTTGCTTAAATCTAATGCCCTTTGGCATCTTTCTTCCTCTTTTTTCATTCCTGTTGTATATATTTCTTTTCCTTCTATAAGAGGTTTTACATAATCTATGTATTTTGAATAGCCTACTATTATATCACTTTTCTCTAATACTTTTTTAGCCTTTATTGTTATGTGTTCTAGGCTTCCTGGTCCTATACCAACTACATAAAGTTTTCCCATATTTTATTTAGTAAGATTTTATTAATACCCTCTTATTGATTATCTTTCTTTGAAATCATGTATTAAAAGTGTAAACCCTACTAAATTCTCACCTCTTTTCATATTTAGTGTACAACGTACTAATCCCCTTGCCATGCTTAATTCCGTAACTCTCTTCACTTTTTAATATTCTCATTTTTTAAAAATTGGACTAAAAATATCTATGTCTATGGATAAATGATTTTAAGACTTGTTTAAAACAAAAACTCACTCTAAATGCCAAATGTTCCTTATTTTATATAAAAATACATATAAAACAATATAGTTTATAATCATGTATTTATAATCAAATAGACAATTCTCCTATAGCTAAAGTCATGCCATTTAACTTTTGTTTTTCTTTAATGATAGTTGCACCCTTCAATTCTATAGACGGCTCACATACTGAACCTATACCTATAGTTTTTCTTACAAAATCACTACCTTTAAATTTATGTTCTATTTTTTTTATTTCATCTACACTATAAGTTATAAATGGACATTCTAAAAAGTTTGAAAGTTCATTTATTGCTTTTTCATCTTTTTTTATTTCCACAGAAACTATAGAATTTATACTTTTTAAATCTATATTTTCTTCTTTTAAAACTCTTATTACATTTTCTTTCATAGTATTTTCATCATAATTTTTTCTACAACCAATACCTAAAACTATATTTTTTCTTATTAATTTTAAAATGCACTTATCATTTAAGCTTTTATTGTTTAAGCTTTGCCTTTGTAAATATTCATCTTTTATTTTAAGCTGTACATATTCATGTACAGGATTTGTTCTTTTATCAACTTTCTGTGATGTTAATATTTCTTCTGATTTTTCCGAAGTTAAATTTTTTTCTCTATATTTATTTTTATTTTGTGATATTATATGTTTATTTTCATCTACGTTCTGTAGAATTATTTGTTTATCTTCCTTAAAAAAATTCTCATCTTTAAAGGAATCCTCATTTATATGTAGTTTGTTTGTTACAATAACTAGTCCTTTAGTATCTTCAATGTTATAAATATAACCTTTAGGAAAATCTATTAAGTCATCCTCATCTATAAAAGCCACTTTTTCTTCATTTACAAGTAATGCTGCTATATCCTTTGCCTTTTTCAAATCTTCTATTACTAAATTATTCTCTTTTGCTATTATATCTGGTGCTTTAATATTTAAATTATCCGTAGCAGTAGTTATTATAGGCTCTGCCCCTATAATTTTAGCTATCTTCTCTGTTAATTTATTAGCTCCACCTAAATGCCCACTTAAAAGACTTATAGCATATTTACCTGTGCTATCTATTACAATAACAGCTGGATCTTTATCTTTACTTTGTATAAATGGTGCAATAGATCGTACTGCTATACCTGTAGAACTTATGAATATTACGGCATCATACTCTGTAAAAGATTTTTCTACTATTTTTTTTAAATTAAAATTTTGTTTTTTTATACGATTTTCACTATCTAATAAATATGAACTTTTATTTTTTAAAGAAAGATCTTTATTTATAATATTCTCTTGAGTATTTTCTAAGTTTTTTATAACATACTTTGAATATAAATCTGCCTCTATATTTTCTTTAATTTTGTATGCTATATGATTTCCTATTTTAGTTACATTAATTATAGATATTTTTATTTTTTCTTCTTGGTTTTCTACTTCATTTCTTTTGAAAATCTCAGTATTAACTATGACATTTCCACCTTCTATCTTTATATAATTCTTATATTAAACATAAAACCTGTGCATTCTACATACTTTTCCATAGTTACATCTATTTATATCATTCTTATATTAAAGGAACTGCCGCATTAAGAATTTTATATACAATAATTGTATGACTTATTCTCAGTGCAACATCCCCTTTCTTATTTGTACTTGAGAAAATTGCATGGTTCATTTTTGAATACAAATATTACTTTTGGATTCCTTTTCTAAATTCATGAGTAAATTTTTCATCATATAGTAGACTTTTATCATATTTGCAA
Above is a window of Clostridium sporogenes DNA encoding:
- a CDS encoding cobalt-precorrin 5A hydrolase, producing MKISIINVTKIGNHIAYKIKENIEADLYSKYVIKNLENTQENIINKDLSLKNKSSYLLDSENRIKKQNFNLKKIVEKSFTEYDAVIFISSTGIAVRSIAPFIQSKDKDPAVIVIDSTGKYAISLLSGHLGGANKLTEKIAKIIGAEPIITTATDNLNIKAPDIIAKENNLVIEDLKKAKDIAALLVNEEKVAFIDEDDLIDFPKGYIYNIEDTKGLVIVTNKLHINEDSFKDENFFKEDKQIILQNVDENKHIISQNKNKYREKNLTSEKSEEILTSQKVDKRTNPVHEYVQLKIKDEYLQRQSLNNKSLNDKCILKLIRKNIVLGIGCRKNYDENTMKENVIRVLKEENIDLKSINSIVSVEIKKDEKAINELSNFLECPFITYSVDEIKKIEHKFKGSDFVRKTIGIGSVCEPSIELKGATIIKEKQKLNGMTLAIGELSI
- the cobO gene encoding cob(I)yrinic acid a,c-diamide adenosyltransferase, whose protein sequence is MKEEKGYIQVYTGNGKGKTTAALGISLRAVCSGKKVFFGQFTKGMKYSELKAPTILPNFTMEQFGRDKFIFGNPEEEDIKLAKEGLKKIEEILTSGDYDLVVMDEVNIALYYGLFTVEEVIAVIDKRNPKVEVILTGRYAKEEIIEKADLVTEMKEIKHYYEKGVPARVGIES
- a CDS encoding cobalt-precorrin-6A reductase: MIALILGTSEGREILSLLNKFTDDILISTATTYGGEILKDYKYKKLNTKPLNKDDFHNMLKEDKVNILIDASHPYALEVTKNAREVSKDLGIKYIRYERPSSAAEFKGNEKVVFLENYRDLKDALKNIKGNVLNTSGSRNMGKILDLELENRIIHRVLPSVKVLEECFNLGVKVEDIMAIKGPISKELNKAFIKDYDAKALILKDSGPQGGTREKILACLECDIYSLVITRKKINYEREFHDIEELVDYIKSMIN
- the cobJ gene encoding precorrin-3B C(17)-methyltransferase; translated protein: MGKLYVVGIGPGSLEHITIKAKKVLEKSDIIVGYSKYIDYVKPLIEGKEIYTTGMKKEEERCQRALDLSKDKVVSVISTGDAGIYGMAGLILEMNKDKNLEIEIIPGVTASTASASIIGAPLMHDNCNISLSDLMTPYELIKKRVKLASEGDFVISLYNPKSKGRPHYLKECMEIIKEYRSKDTPIAVVKNALRDCEEVRLYTLENFTDDFADMLSTVIIGNSSSFVKEGKFITRRGYKVNKD
- a CDS encoding sirohydrochlorin cobaltochelatase; the encoded protein is MDRNKKAILVVSFGTSYENALKDCIESTENFIKESFKDYDIKRAFTSYMIINKILKRDNIKTNKPMEALEELRNEGYEEVIVQALHIMFGEEYEKIEKAVSKFKSEFKVLKLGKPLLFKNEDYKIATKALKTQLPKLDKEEAIILMGHGTEHPANAAYFQFDYYLREHINPNMYLCSVESDPSIESVIPKLNKSAVKKVLLMPFMLVAGDHANNDMAGEDEDSWKSILEKEGFKVDLYLKGLGANKEFQKIYRDHIKEEIGQ
- a CDS encoding kinase codes for the protein MEVRAKYPGSFGEILQGNLGEKPVLVSSPINLYTCVRLFEGKNKKKFYRNIKANKFIKNILTDWKYEDYINTIHVEINSRIPRGKGLASSTADLCATYKCLTKLFKKDYSIEELQKHCLIIEPTDAIIFNEFTLFDYKKGSFKERLGPYIKFYILVLEGNRIINTIDFNNKNLEKMTSIEDLIPDLKESIEKRNIKNISEISEESIKRNFNRLPYDYFNMVDKYKNTTAGLGIIGCHSGDALGIVYDNKEDLLKAEKNIIDIGNLKKYTLETILNV